The Candidatus Eremiobacteraceae bacterium region TTGAAGCGCAAGCCTCCGGCACGGGCCTCATCCGCCACGCGCTCGCGATCGCGCCCTCGTTTCCGCGCAGCACGCTTCTCGCCGGCGATTCGGCCACGTGGGGATCGAAGGGCATTCGCGAAGCGATGGTGCGCGGCGATCTGCACGCGACGGCGGCATGGAATCGTTGGATGTCGGATCTTGCCATCGGCGTCTCCAACATCGTCGCGTTCATGAATCCTGAAGTCATCGCGTTGGGCGGCGGTGCAGGTCAAGCGGACAAGAAAATACTTTCGATTCCGCTCACCGCGCTGGTGGACGCATTGACCATCATGTCCCCGCGCGGAAAGACAAAGATCGTCTCCGCACAACTAGGCAACGACGCCGGCGCCGTAGGCGCTGCCACCCTCGCTTTTCACGGTGGCGTGAAGGGGTTGCTGAAGGAATGACGTCCGGCTAGGCGAGTACCGGCGCCGTGCTTTCCAATAGGTCGAGCAGAAAACGTGCGATCAAACGAGCGGCGTCCGGGCGCGCGCTCATGAGCGCACGCTCGCGCATGCGGTCGAGCTCGCCCATGCCGGCCACGCCGAACAGCCTGCGCAGCGCCGCGGCCACAGCATCGGACTCTAACGCCACCACGCCGGATCGTCTCGATTTGACGTAATCCAGATTGCCGGCCTCTTGCCCCGATATGTAGTCGCACAATATCACCGGAAGCCCGGACGCCGCGGCTTCGGCGATCGTCCCCGGCCCGGCTTTGGTGAGCAGCACGTCCGCCGCCCTCATATACTCCGCGATATTTTCGACGAAGCCCAGTATGCGGGCATCGCGGCCGATCATTTCGCCCATCGAAGAAAGCTTGCGGCGCAGACCCGAGTTCTTGCCGGCTATCGCGACCACTTGCAGATCGAGATCGCGGATCACAGGCGCGACGTCGTGCAGTAATTTGGGCACTCGTCCGCCGCCTTCGCCGCCCGCCATGACGAGCAACGTCTGCCGGCTTGGGTCGAGGTCGAGC contains the following coding sequences:
- a CDS encoding glycosyltransferase — translated: QYVVGSPEARGVCADRGIPLSRIHDLGLPIRFGFEPGNAQRGPAKRALDLDPSRQTLLVMAGGEGGGRVPKLLHDVAPVIRDLDLQVVAIAGKNSGLRRKLSSMGEMIGRDARILGFVENIAEYMRAADVLLTKAGPGTIAEAAASGLPVILCDYISGQEAGNLDYVKSRRSGVVALESDAVAAALRRLFGVAGMGELDRMRERALMSARPDAARLIARFLLDLLESTAPVLA